A portion of the Salmo trutta chromosome 1, fSalTru1.1, whole genome shotgun sequence genome contains these proteins:
- the LOC115148874 gene encoding extensin-like produces the protein MADCEVQGLIFNGANMADCKPSYQPASLPLFLPALLPTSQPPTVPPSPPTNQPASHCSSQPSFQPASLPLFLPALLPTSQPPTVPPSPPTNQPASHCSSQPSYQPASLPLFLPALLSPFLPASQPLSPPTNQPASHRSSHPTLLPISQPPSPPTTVPSFQPASLPALLPPFLPTSLPPFLPASQPPSPPTTVPPTVPPSQPPSPPTTVLPSQPPSPSTTVPPSHAAFQPSYHRSSQPASQPFYHCSSQPAFQPSYHRSSQPAFQPSYHRSSQPASQPFYHRSSQPRSLPALLPPFLPASQPLSPPIKFLPASLPALLPLFLPASLSNPPTTVPPSPPTNQPASYCSSQPSYHHSSQPASLSALLPTSHPLTVPHTQLSYQSASLSALLPPFLPASQPPTVPHTQLSYQPAYHRSSQPASLPALLPLFLTTSQPPSPPTTVPLTVPPSQPASQPSYHRSSQPASLPAPLPPFLSLFLPASQSPSPSTTVPPSQPASLPTSQPSYHCSSQPASLPALLPRSSQPASLPTSQLSNHCSSQPASLPASQPDNQPTSIPPTQPAYQPSYQPSSQPPSLLCLIDRPVLGNLTLGYHILDSCSDVTTAFEVSESFMRRTIGDGNQNTGGNTTEGTTPPILAVVRGYHTQVSIAVAKQLNLEHIPQLRLSLN, from the exons ATGGCTGACTGTGAGGTACAGGGGCTAATCTTTAATGGAGCCAACATGGCTGACTGTAAG CCCTCCTACCAACCAGCCAGCCTCCCACTGTTCCTCCCAGCCCTCCTACCAACCAGCCAGCCTCCCACTGTTCCTCCCAGCCCTCCTACCAACCAGCCAGCCTCCCACTGTTCCTCCCAGCCCTCCTTCCAACCAGCCAGCCTCCCACTGTTCCTCCCAGCCCTCCTACCAACCAGCCAGCCTCCCACTGTTCCTCCCAGCCCTCCTACCAACCAGCCAGCCTCCCACTGTTCCTCCCAGCCCTCCTACCAACCAGCCAGCCTCCCACTGTTCCTCCCAGCCCTCCTATCACCATtcctcccagccagccagcctctcaGCCCTCCTACCAATCAGCCAGCCTCCCACCGTTCCTCACACCCAACTCTCCTACCAATCAGCCAGCCTCCCAGCCCTCCTACCACCGTCCCTTccttccagccagccagcctcccagcCCTCCTACCACCGTTCCTCCCAACCAGCCTACCACCGTTccttccagccagccagcctcccagcCCTCCTACCACCGTTCCTCCCACCGTTCCTCCCAGCCAGCCTCCCAGCCCTCCTACCACCGTTCTTCCCAGCCAGCCTCCCAGCCCTTCTACCACCGTTCCTCCCAGCCACGCAGCCTTCCAGCCCTCCTACCACCGTTCCTCCCAGCCAGCCTCCCAGCCCTTCTACCACTGTTCCTCCCAGCCAGCCTTCCAGCCCTCCTACCACCGTTCCTCCCAGCCAGCCTTCCAGCCCTCCTACCACCGTTCCTCCCAGCCAGCCTCCCAGCCCTTCTACCACCGTTCCTCCCAGCCACGCAGCCTTCCAGCCCTTCTACCACCGTtcctcccagccagccagcctctcaGCCCTCCTATCAAGTTCCTCCCAGCCAGCCTCCCAGCCCTTCTACCACTGTTCCTCCCAGCCAGCCTTTCCAACCCTCCTACCACTGTTCCTCCCAGCCCTCCTACCAACCAGCCAGCCTCCTACTGTTCCTCCCAGCCCTCCTATCACCATtcctcccagccagccagcctctcaGCCCTCCTACCAACCAGCCATCCTCTCACCGTTCCTCACACCCAGCTCTCCTATCAATCAGCCAGCCTCTCAGCCCTCCTACCACCGTTcctaccagccagccagcctcccacCGTTCCTCACACCCAGCTCTCCTACCAACCAGCCTACCACCGTtcctcccagccagccagcctcccagcCCTCCTACCACTGTTCCTCACAACCAGCCAGCCTCCCAGCCCCCCTACCACCGTTCCTCTCACTGTtcctcccagccagccagcctcccagcCCTCCTACCACCGTTCCTCACAACCAGCCAGCCTCCCAGCCCCCCTACCACCGTTCCTCTCACTGTTcctcccagccagccagtctcctaGCCCTTCTACCACTGTtcctcccagccagccagccagcctcccaaCCTCCCAGCCCTCCTACCACTGTtcctcccagccagccagcctcccagcCCTGCTACCACGTTCCTCCCAACCAGCCAGCCTCCCAacctcccagctctccaaccacTGTTCCTCCCAACCAGCCagcctcccagccagccagcctgacaACCAGCCTACCAGCATTCCTCCCACCCAACCAGCCTACCAGCCCTCCTACCAGCCCTCTTCCCAGCCCCCTTCCCTGCTCTGTCTGATTGACAG GCCGGTGTTAGGTAACCTCACCCTGGGGTACCACATCCTGGACTCCTGCTCTGATGTCACCACAGCCTTTGAGGTGTCTGAGTCCTTCATGAGAAGAACCATTGGAGACGGCAACCAAAACACAG GTGGTAACACCACAGAGGGCACCACTCCGCCCATCCTAGCCGTCGTCAGGGGTTACCATACGCAGGTGTCCATAGCGGTTGCTAAGCAACTCAACCTGGAGCACATCCCACAATTAAGGCTGAGCCTCAACTAA